The Penaeus vannamei isolate JL-2024 chromosome 39, ASM4276789v1, whole genome shotgun sequence genome window below encodes:
- the LOC113829932 gene encoding zinc finger protein 271, with amino-acid sequence MDDSTLETEGYDNTNEFISVKEEIIEDVSVENCQEIKKEVISYEGEENAIFIKAENKTSTSECPEIADGEANKSEKNAIFIKAENKTSTNECPKIADVEANKSEENAIFIKVENKIDKSECPGNADVEVDKSEENAIFIKVENKIDKSECPGNADVEVNKSEENAIFIKAENKTSTSECLEIANVEANKNSSDVLMCDYEDPLKIMPFVVKDCGNVNSSEGGQEASQNFKEKVTHLTLDKKGKSFVCEVCCKTFLYNGHLLLHMSVHTKKHSCEVCCRTFAKKSHQVAHMRVHTKEKPNKCKICSKAFSHKHHLKQHMRIHTKEKPYSCEECDKKFSKRDAVVVHMRIHTKEKPYTCEVCCKAFTQKHHLAKHMRMHLPSATSCIIMDDMIEFISIKEERIEDVSEENCQEIKKEFINCEGEENAVFIKTENKISTSECLENADVQANKSDSDVLMCDYEDPLKIVPLKDCRNVTSSEGGQEAPQNFKEKVTHLTVDKKGKIFVCEVCCKTFSYNGHLLIHMRVHTKEKPYSCEVCSKAFSKKSHQVAHMRVHTKEKPYECKVCSKAFSHKHHLEQHMRVHTKEKPYSCEECSKKFSQRDALVVHRRVHTKEKPYTCEVCCKAFSQKQHLEKHMRIHMLSNMKQQQLSVQLQKYSITSRNMSHNFRFPTLRSGQSVLNSIVLSFKVKFEKMIQAISCKLEAYCVLILQMYVKVVQKELKKVFCTTEFEHHVIGWEFVHLKMLMVFSALNIVISGKLTAPNMDNLHLDTKMHEDTVEFVSVEEKNIEGVFKGNDKKIKVEIIDQVYEEDITFIKTEDDVNANECSVFKETETVHMETIENDTNISGNKCEDPLKVSEVENREETFSSDGDQVTHKETEKNGSLQVDRKGKRFMCVLCCKKYTYRYELLKHARVHTKERPYSCDICSNAFAEKRTLMRHMLVHTKEKPFNCEICDKPFSRKSEIKLHMRVHTKEKPYSCEICGKMFTMKGNLGIHMRIHTGEKPYSCERCNRAFCRKSDLIVHIRTHTKEKPYTCEVCSKTFSEKGHLKSHMRVHTKEKPYKCEVCYKAFSQKHHVDKHMGVHTKLKPNISKFQPSDRENITEEMV; translated from the exons ATGGATGACTCAACTTTGGAGACAGAAGGATATGACAACACTAATGAATTCATATCTGTTAAAGAGGAGATAATCGAAGATGTCAGTGTGGAAAATTgtcaggaaataaaaaaagaagttatCAGTTATGAAGGTGAAGAAAATGCCATCTTTATAAAGGCTGAAAATAAGACAAGTACGAGTGAGTGTCCCGAAATTGCTGATGGGGAAGCAAATAAGAGTGAGAAAAATGCCATCTTTATAAAAGCTGAAAATAAGACAAGTACAAATGAGTGTCCCAAAATTGCTGATGTGGAAGCAAATAAGAGTGAGGAAAATGCCATCTTTAtaaaagttgaaaataaaatagataaaagtgaGTGTCCTGGAAATGCTGATGTGGAAGTGGATAAGAGTGAAGAAAATGCCATCTTTAtaaaagttgaaaataaaatagataaaagtgaGTGTCCTGGAAATGCTGATGTGGAAGTGAATAAGAGTGAAGAAAATGCCATCTTTATAAAAGCTGAAAATAAGACAAGTACAAGTGAGTGTCTTGAAATTGCTAACGTGGAGGCAAATAAGAATAGCTCAGATGTTCTGATGTGTGATTATGAAGATCCATTAAAAATAATGCCATTTGTGGTCAAAGATTGTGGGAATGTAAACTCTTCAGAAGGTGGTCAAGAGGCATCTCAGAATTTTAAGGAAAAAGTAACACACTTAACTctcgataaaaagggaaagagtttTGTCTGTGAAGTATGTTGCAAAACTTTTTTATATAATGGTCATCTCTTACTTCACATGAGTGTGCATACAAAGAAACACAGCTGTGAAGTTTGTTGCCGAACTTTCGCAAAGAAGAGTCACCAAGTTGCACACATGCGAGTACACACCAAAGAGAAGCCTAATAAATGTAAGATATGTTCCAAAGCATTCTCTCATAAACATCATCTTAAACAGCACATGAGGATACATACAAAGGAAAAGCCTTACAGCTGTGAGGAATGTGACAAAAAATTCTCAAAAAGAGATGCTGTAGTAGTGCATATGAgaatacatacaaaggagaagccttATACATGTGAGGTTTGTTGCAAAGCTTTCACACAGAAACATCATCTAGCAAAGCACATGAGAATGCAT TTACCAAGTGCTACTTCATGTATCATCATGGATGACATGATAGAATTCATTTCTattaaggaagagagaattgAAGATGTCAGTGAGGAAAATTGtcaggagataaaaaaagaatttatCAATTGTGAAGGTGAAGAAAATGCCGTCTTtataaaaactgaaaataaaataagtacAAGTGAGTGTCTTGAAAATGCTGATGTGCAAGCAAATAAAAGTGACTCAGATGTTCTGATGTGTGATTATGAAGATCCATTAAAAATAGTGCCATTAAAAGATTGCAGAAATGTAACCTCTTCAGAAGGTGGTCAAGAGGCACCTCAGAATTTTAAGGAAAAAGTTACACATTTAACAgtcgataaaaagggaaagatattTGTCTGTGAAGTATGTTGCAAAACTTTTTCATATAATGGTCATCTCCTAATTCACATGAGAGTACACACAAAGGAGAAACCTTACAGCTGTGAAGTTTGTAGCAAAGCATTCTCAAAGAAGAGTCACCAGGTTGCACACATGCGAGTGCATACCAAAGAAAAGCCTTATGAATGTAAGGTATGTTCCAAAGCATTCTCTCATAAACATCATCTTGAGCAGCACATGAGAGTGCATACAAAAGAAAAGCCCTATAGCTGCGAGGAATGCAGCAAAAAATTCTCACAAAGAGATGCTCTAGTAGTGCATAGGAGAGTACACACAAAGGAAAAGCCTTATACGTGTGAGGTGTGTTGCAAAGCTTTCTCACAAAAACAACATCTAGAAAAGCACATgagaatacatat GTTAAGCAACATGAAACAGCAACAGTTGTCTGTGCAATTGCAGAAATATTCAATAACCTCACGAAATATGTCCCACAATTTTAGATTTCCCACTCTGAGAAGTGGCCAGA GTGTTTTAAATTCTATTGTTTTGTCTTTTAAGGTTAAATTTGAAAAG ATGATCCAAGCCATATCTTGCAAACTGGAGGCATATTGTGTGTTAATACTACAAATGTATGTTAAAGTTGTCCAGAAAGAACTAAAAAAGGTGTTTTGTACTACAG aATTTGAACACCATGTGATTGGATGGGAATTTGTACATCTTAAAATGCTCATGGTATTCAGTGCTTTGAATATTGTCATCTCTGGTAAGTTG ACTGCTCCAAACATGGACAATTTGCATTTAGATACGAAAATGCATGAGGATACAGTTGAATTTGTTTctgttgaagaaaaaaatattgaaggtgTCTTTAagggaaatgataaaaagataaaagtagaAATTATTGATCAAGTGTATGAAGAAGATATCACCTTTATAAAAACTGAAGATGATGTAAATGCAAATGAATGTTCAGTCTTCAAAGAAACTGAAACTGTTCACATGGAAACGATTGAAAATGACACAAATATCTCAGGGAATAAATGTGAAGATCCATTAAAAGTGTCAGAGGTGGAAAATCGTGAAGAAACATTCTCGTCGGATGGTGATCAGGTAACACACAAGGAAACTGAGAAGAATGGTTCACTCCAAGTTGACAGGAAAGGGAaacgttttatgtgtgtgttgtgttgcaaGAAGTACACTTACAGATATGAATTATTGAAACATGCAAGAGTTCATACAAAGGAGAGGCCTTATAGCTGTGATATATGTAGTAATGCATTTGCGGAGAAAAGAACTCTGATGCGTCACATGTTGGTACACACAAAGGAGAAGCCTTTTAACTGTGAGATTTGTGATAAACCATTCTCCCGCAAAAGTGAAATAAAGTTACATATGAGAGtgcatacaaaggagaagccttATTCCTGTGAAATATGTGGCAAGATGTTCACTATGAAAGGAAACCTTGGAATACATATGAGAATACATACAGGGGAGAAGCCCTATAGCTGTGAGCGATGTAATAGGGCATTTTGTCGCAAAAGTGATCTAATTGtacacataagaacacacacaaaagaaaagccTTACACTTGTGAAGTGTGTAGTAAGACTTTCTCAGAGAAAGGTCATCTAAAGAGTCACATGAGGGTGCATACAAAGGAGAAACCTTATAAGTGTGAAGTTTGCTATAAAGCATTTTCTCAAAAACACCATGTAGATAAACACATGGGAGTACATACTAAATTGAAGCCAAATATCAGCAAGTTTCAGCCATCTGACAGAGAAAATATCACAGAAGAAATGGTCTAA